The proteins below come from a single Streptomyces spongiicola genomic window:
- a CDS encoding DEAD/DEAH box helicase: MTKPMDPHQREAVDAVLRALEVRPGTTPPEHGLRTQVIMATGSGKTLVATRSAEELRAGRVLVLVPSLDLLTQTAAAWRGGGRRGPQIGVSSLRAAEAAFPSTTDPGELAEWTRHLSKVTVFATYASLGLGTLERAHTAGMPAWDLIVVDEAHRTSGRIGKPWAVVHDNLRIPAARRLYMTATPRLWQLEEDRGAPDGLVASMEDDPDGPFGSRCFTLTLSEAIERGVCAPYEVVCVDVSDPGFQAAVLLSADGRSPQVRGTRMMALQTALMKAAARQRLRRTLVFHHQVKEAEAFATGLPDVARRLHRADSGRYPATIRADWLCGDHAPLHRRRLLGEFADGTTPEGTPVDVSFLSSVKVLGEGVDTPNCDSVYFCDVRGSMPDLVQAVGRALRMRPGEGKVAALVVPVLLGPGETPENMLTSKAYDGLAKLLGALRAHDTRVVEQLAQPQAPSPYRPLPQAPSGPSAGEGETVTAEVSAPARELLRFSTPRDPALLAAFVRLRVIDPEDAYWKRGIEAAVRYFCHHRHLRVPFTYRMPESRTAAPAPEGGTEDQGVPPCTTAGFPLGQWIADNRRAHAAGRLADDRADQLDELGMVWSHVDVAWEEGLTAARGWAADHGHHLLAPADATYHGYRVGIFLKNARAAARRAERIEQRRAEGLPVESGRGALSQERRDSLEQIDPSWCPAWSVDWQRAFHLTRRHIEEGGTLPTEPGAVTRHGEDLGRWVRSQRHRWDGLSSGQQWMLRTVLGIEPADDSGEQPKPRTTHADRWTLNLTAATQYYEREGHLRVPRKHIETLTLPSGDGNAQEQHPVKLGTWISNQRSRAKALSAQRVEQLTALGMRWS, encoded by the coding sequence ATGCGGTCCTCCGCGCCCTTGAGGTACGCCCCGGCACGACACCGCCCGAACACGGGCTGCGCACCCAGGTCATCATGGCCACAGGCTCGGGTAAGACCCTGGTCGCCACCCGCAGCGCCGAGGAACTCCGCGCCGGCCGGGTCCTGGTGCTCGTGCCGTCCCTCGACCTTCTCACCCAGACGGCCGCCGCGTGGCGTGGGGGCGGCCGCCGAGGGCCGCAGATCGGGGTGTCCTCCCTGCGGGCGGCGGAGGCGGCCTTCCCCAGCACCACGGACCCCGGCGAACTGGCCGAGTGGACCCGCCACCTGAGCAAGGTGACGGTGTTCGCGACCTACGCCTCGCTCGGGCTCGGCACACTGGAGCGCGCCCACACCGCCGGCATGCCCGCCTGGGACCTGATCGTGGTCGACGAGGCACACCGCACCTCCGGCCGGATCGGCAAACCCTGGGCCGTCGTCCATGACAACCTGAGGATCCCCGCCGCGCGCCGCCTCTACATGACGGCCACCCCGCGTCTGTGGCAGCTCGAGGAGGACCGGGGCGCGCCGGACGGGCTGGTCGCCAGCATGGAGGACGACCCCGACGGTCCGTTCGGCAGCCGCTGCTTCACCCTGACGCTCTCGGAGGCCATCGAGCGGGGAGTCTGCGCCCCCTATGAGGTCGTGTGCGTGGACGTGTCCGACCCCGGCTTCCAAGCCGCGGTACTCCTCAGCGCCGACGGTCGCTCGCCACAGGTACGCGGCACCCGCATGATGGCCCTGCAGACCGCCTTGATGAAGGCAGCAGCCCGGCAGCGCCTCCGACGCACCCTGGTCTTCCACCACCAGGTGAAGGAGGCAGAGGCATTCGCCACGGGCCTACCGGACGTCGCTCGACGCCTCCATCGGGCCGACTCCGGCCGGTACCCGGCCACCATCCGGGCCGACTGGCTCTGCGGCGACCACGCACCGCTCCACCGCCGCCGCCTGCTGGGGGAGTTCGCCGACGGCACCACCCCCGAGGGCACCCCCGTCGACGTGTCCTTCCTCAGCTCGGTGAAGGTCCTCGGAGAAGGCGTCGACACCCCCAACTGCGACAGCGTGTACTTCTGCGACGTCCGAGGCTCCATGCCCGACCTGGTCCAGGCCGTCGGCCGCGCGCTGCGGATGCGGCCCGGCGAGGGCAAGGTCGCCGCGCTCGTCGTCCCGGTACTCCTCGGCCCGGGCGAGACCCCCGAGAACATGCTCACCTCGAAGGCGTACGACGGACTCGCCAAGCTCCTGGGAGCACTCAGGGCACACGACACCCGCGTGGTCGAACAACTTGCACAACCGCAGGCCCCCAGCCCCTACAGACCCCTCCCGCAGGCGCCCTCGGGCCCCTCAGCCGGCGAGGGGGAGACAGTGACGGCCGAGGTCTCAGCTCCGGCTCGGGAACTGCTGAGGTTCTCCACACCACGCGATCCGGCCCTGCTGGCGGCCTTCGTCAGACTCCGTGTCATCGACCCTGAGGACGCCTACTGGAAGCGCGGCATCGAGGCGGCCGTCCGCTACTTCTGCCACCACCGGCACCTGCGGGTGCCCTTCACCTACCGCATGCCCGAAAGCCGCACCGCGGCACCCGCGCCCGAAGGCGGTACCGAGGATCAGGGAGTGCCACCCTGCACAACGGCCGGGTTCCCACTGGGGCAGTGGATCGCCGACAACCGCCGAGCCCATGCCGCCGGCCGGCTCGCAGACGACCGCGCGGACCAACTGGACGAACTCGGCATGGTCTGGTCACACGTCGACGTCGCCTGGGAGGAAGGCCTCACCGCGGCCCGAGGATGGGCCGCCGACCACGGACATCACCTGCTGGCCCCGGCAGACGCCACCTACCACGGCTACAGGGTGGGCATCTTCCTCAAGAACGCCCGGGCCGCCGCCCGCCGCGCCGAACGGATCGAGCAGCGCCGTGCCGAGGGCCTCCCCGTCGAGTCCGGGAGGGGCGCGCTCTCCCAGGAGCGCCGGGACTCACTGGAGCAGATCGACCCCTCTTGGTGCCCAGCCTGGTCCGTCGACTGGCAGCGCGCCTTCCACCTCACCCGCCGGCACATCGAAGAGGGCGGTACCCTCCCCACCGAGCCGGGTGCCGTCACCCGCCACGGCGAGGACCTCGGACGGTGGGTACGATCGCAGCGCCACCGCTGGGACGGGCTCAGCAGCGGCCAGCAGTGGATGCTGCGGACGGTCCTCGGCATCGAACCCGCGGACGACTCCGGTGAACAGCCGAAGCCGCGCACCACACACGCGGACAGATGGACCCTCAACCTCACCGCCGCCACCCAGTACTACGAGCGCGAGGGGCACCTCAGGGTCCCCCGCAAGCACATCGAGACCCTCACCCTCCCCTCGGGGGACGGCAACGCCCAGGAGCAGCATCCGGTCAAACTCGGGACCTGGATCAGCAACCAGCGGTCACGCGCCAAGGCCCTGTCCGCTCAACGGGTGGAGCAGCTGACCGCGCTGGGCATGCGCTGGTCGTAG